A portion of the Granulosicoccus antarcticus IMCC3135 genome contains these proteins:
- a CDS encoding Bug family tripartite tricarboxylate transporter substrate binding protein, whose protein sequence is MIITRNKNRLLLASLALLASTSLQAYEPENTECIAPADPGGGWDFTCRQVGKTMQDLEAIPGTLQVTNMSGGGGGVAFAAVVNKRNSDNDLIVAASSATATRLAQGAYPGNDMSQVRWIGSVGADYGIIAVAQDSPIKTLPELLDQIKTDPRSVAIAGGSAVGGWDHLKVLLAANKAGIEDVRTVKYVAFDGGGEAITQVLGGSVQAFTGDASEAKGFVDSGDIRVIAVLAPERLAGDFAAFPTAREQGVDVIGANWRGFYAPGGMSDEAYDYWVETVGKVYASDEWKQEMADSGLAPLDLQGDDFQAFVADSVASITELSKQIGLIK, encoded by the coding sequence ATGATTATCACTCGGAACAAGAACAGACTGCTTCTGGCGTCTCTCGCCCTGCTCGCAAGCACCAGCCTGCAGGCCTACGAACCTGAAAACACCGAATGCATTGCACCGGCTGATCCGGGCGGCGGTTGGGATTTCACTTGTCGTCAAGTTGGCAAGACCATGCAGGATCTGGAAGCCATTCCCGGCACACTTCAGGTCACTAACATGTCTGGCGGCGGCGGTGGCGTTGCGTTTGCAGCCGTAGTCAACAAGCGTAACAGTGACAACGATCTGATTGTAGCAGCCTCTTCTGCGACCGCGACTCGACTGGCCCAGGGTGCGTATCCTGGCAACGATATGAGTCAGGTTCGCTGGATTGGCTCCGTTGGCGCCGACTATGGCATCATCGCCGTCGCTCAGGACAGCCCCATCAAAACCTTGCCCGAACTGCTTGACCAGATCAAGACCGATCCACGATCAGTGGCAATCGCCGGTGGTTCAGCGGTGGGTGGATGGGATCACCTGAAAGTACTGTTGGCAGCTAACAAAGCCGGTATCGAAGATGTCCGTACTGTCAAATACGTAGCTTTTGACGGCGGTGGCGAGGCCATCACGCAAGTACTCGGTGGTTCTGTACAGGCCTTCACGGGCGACGCCTCCGAAGCCAAGGGTTTTGTAGATTCTGGTGACATCCGTGTCATCGCCGTACTGGCACCTGAGCGTCTCGCCGGTGATTTCGCCGCTTTCCCGACAGCCAGAGAACAGGGTGTTGATGTGATCGGTGCAAACTGGCGCGGCTTCTATGCCCCGGGCGGCATGAGTGATGAAGCTTATGACTATTGGGTAGAAACAGTCGGCAAGGTCTACGCTTCTGACGAATGGAAGCAGGAAATGGCAGACAGCGGCCTGGCGCCACTTGACTTGCAAGGTGATGATTTTCAAGCCTTTGTGGCTGACTCAGTAGCCTCGATCACTGAGCTTTCCAAGCAGATTGGCCTGATCAAGTAG
- a CDS encoding tripartite tricarboxylate transporter permease, which yields MESLNSLLNGFAVALTWQHIFLAFVGCFLGTIIGALPGLGPSNGVAILIPLAFTLGLEPTAAMILLTSVYYGAMYGGRISSILLNIPGDEPALMTTLDGYPMAQQGRAGEALSLSGVASFVGAFFATWGLVFLAPQLVKVALLFGPAEYFALFALAFATLGGITSKNQAKAAFAAALGIVIAMVGVDGQTGVPRFTFGEVHLYDGIDFLVAIVGLFALSEVFLFLEHRGDGTGEGKSAKVSIGRITPSWALLKSCTPTMLRSSFIGFIAGVLPGAGASLGSFISYSLEKKMVDKDGTFGTGDPRGVAAPEAGNNAAAGGALVPMLALGVPGSGTTAVLLAMLLALNITPGPLLFISNPDVVWGLIAALFLGNFMLLAMNIPMVGMFVRVLLIPPRILMPIVAMISFVGIYGISGSTFDLMVMIVFGLLGWVLRKLDVPLVPVILGILLGNNMEDNLRRAMTISDGDWSALLSSPLAIGLWIVSITGFVLPILLGGIIRRRMRRDDIGAVKD from the coding sequence ATGGAATCACTAAACTCCCTGCTCAACGGCTTTGCCGTTGCATTGACGTGGCAGCATATATTTCTGGCCTTTGTAGGCTGCTTTCTGGGCACCATCATCGGCGCCCTTCCCGGACTTGGCCCATCCAACGGTGTCGCCATACTCATACCCCTGGCCTTCACGCTGGGACTGGAACCTACGGCCGCCATGATTCTACTGACCTCCGTTTATTACGGAGCGATGTACGGTGGGCGTATCTCTTCGATCTTGCTCAACATTCCGGGGGACGAACCGGCGTTGATGACCACACTGGATGGCTATCCGATGGCGCAGCAGGGACGCGCCGGAGAAGCCCTGTCTCTATCAGGGGTGGCCTCATTTGTCGGGGCCTTCTTTGCCACCTGGGGGTTGGTATTTCTTGCCCCACAACTGGTCAAGGTTGCCCTGTTGTTTGGACCGGCTGAATACTTTGCTCTGTTTGCCCTGGCTTTTGCCACTCTGGGTGGCATCACTTCGAAAAATCAGGCCAAGGCTGCATTTGCTGCGGCCCTGGGTATCGTGATCGCCATGGTCGGCGTTGACGGACAGACCGGTGTGCCACGATTCACTTTCGGTGAAGTTCATCTGTATGACGGCATCGACTTTCTGGTGGCCATTGTCGGATTGTTTGCCCTGTCCGAGGTTTTCCTGTTTCTGGAACATCGCGGTGATGGTACCGGCGAAGGCAAGTCTGCAAAAGTCAGCATTGGGCGCATAACCCCTTCCTGGGCACTGCTCAAGAGCTGTACGCCAACCATGTTGCGCTCCTCATTCATCGGCTTCATCGCTGGTGTACTGCCAGGTGCCGGAGCATCCCTGGGATCTTTCATTTCCTATTCACTGGAAAAGAAAATGGTCGACAAGGATGGCACTTTCGGCACAGGTGATCCGCGAGGTGTTGCGGCACCCGAAGCGGGTAACAATGCAGCCGCGGGTGGCGCTCTGGTTCCCATGCTGGCACTGGGCGTACCGGGTTCGGGTACTACAGCGGTACTTCTGGCCATGTTGCTGGCACTGAACATCACGCCAGGACCACTGCTGTTCATCTCCAATCCTGATGTGGTCTGGGGCCTGATCGCAGCGCTGTTTCTGGGCAACTTCATGTTGCTGGCCATGAACATCCCCATGGTCGGCATGTTTGTCAGAGTGCTGCTGATTCCACCTCGCATTCTGATGCCGATTGTTGCCATGATCTCCTTTGTCGGTATTTATGGCATCTCAGGTTCCACTTTCGATCTGATGGTCATGATCGTCTTCGGTCTCCTGGGTTGGGTACTGCGCAAACTCGATGTTCCACTGGTACCCGTCATTCTGGGCATTCTGCTGGGCAACAACATGGAAGACAATCTGCGTCGTGCCATGACCATATCCGATGGTGACTGGAGCGCTCTGCTCAGTTCGCCGCTGGCCATTGGTCTCTGGATCGTCTCAATCACCGGCTTCGTACTGCCCATCTTGCTGGGCGGAATTATCCGTCGACGCATGCGCCGCGACGACATCGGTGCTGTTAAGGACTGA
- a CDS encoding transposase — protein MGDVSSSKLTKTTMAKSALDASWASFKTMLDYKSQQAGIVYREINEAYTTRACSECGSLCGPQGIRALSVRDWQCVECGVQHDRDVNAARNILRLGAGHCAP, from the coding sequence GTGGGAGATGTCAGTAGCTCGAAGCTGACAAAAACCACGATGGCCAAGTCTGCGCTTGACGCAAGCTGGGCCAGCTTCAAGACAATGCTCGACTACAAGAGCCAGCAGGCCGGTATTGTCTACCGAGAAATCAATGAAGCCTATACCACGCGAGCGTGCTCCGAATGCGGAAGCCTGTGCGGACCGCAGGGAATAAGAGCTCTTTCGGTAAGAGACTGGCAATGTGTTGAATGTGGTGTTCAGCATGATCGTGACGTTAACGCGGCTCGAAATATTCTCCGTCTCGGCGCAGGACATTGCGCTCCTTAG
- a CDS encoding ABC transporter substrate-binding protein, giving the protein MPAKTDRSSVRRWCLILCLLVLSASACALEDVREFGVENASRTLLVRGTTDIEAFAPVMLAFLETSVDTRIRYEQWGSNALFEKTDNQCRQSEAGADVVISSAIDQQVKLVNDGCAQAHRSVYTRRLPEHAIWRDELFGITLEPAVLVYNREQLSEDEVPLSRFDLIDRLRPNDSRFAGRVATYDIEKSGLGYLFAFADAQQASTFGALLEAFGRTGAVATCCSAELIDAVAEGRFLVAYNVLGSYALARAATDSRIGIVAPQDYTLTLSRGAMIPKGTRQIEIARAFLDFLLSDNGRAVLSQSHLIATFDDSDTADFPSLEGAIPVLRPIPLSPTLLVGLDQMKRELFIRQWREKMVLLPDENE; this is encoded by the coding sequence ATGCCAGCAAAGACTGATCGAAGTTCTGTCCGCCGCTGGTGCCTCATCTTGTGTCTGCTGGTACTATCCGCAAGCGCCTGTGCTCTGGAAGATGTACGCGAGTTTGGTGTCGAGAATGCCTCTCGCACACTGTTGGTCAGAGGCACTACTGATATCGAAGCGTTTGCACCCGTGATGCTGGCGTTTCTTGAAACCAGTGTCGACACGCGCATTCGCTACGAGCAATGGGGCTCGAATGCGCTATTCGAGAAAACCGACAATCAATGCCGTCAATCAGAGGCGGGTGCCGATGTGGTGATCAGCTCGGCCATCGACCAGCAAGTCAAGCTGGTCAATGATGGTTGCGCCCAGGCTCATCGTTCTGTCTACACACGACGCCTGCCTGAACATGCCATCTGGCGTGATGAGCTTTTCGGCATAACGCTGGAACCTGCGGTGCTGGTTTATAACCGGGAGCAGTTGTCGGAAGATGAGGTGCCGCTCAGTCGGTTCGATCTTATTGACCGACTGCGTCCCAACGACAGTCGCTTTGCGGGACGCGTGGCCACCTACGATATCGAGAAATCTGGTCTGGGGTATTTATTCGCCTTTGCAGACGCGCAGCAAGCCAGTACTTTTGGAGCCCTGCTCGAAGCTTTCGGCCGCACCGGTGCTGTTGCTACCTGCTGTTCTGCCGAGCTTATCGATGCCGTTGCCGAGGGACGTTTTCTGGTCGCATACAACGTTCTGGGTTCGTATGCACTGGCGCGAGCCGCCACAGATTCTCGTATTGGCATTGTCGCGCCACAGGACTACACCTTGACCTTGTCTCGGGGAGCGATGATTCCCAAGGGGACCAGACAAATCGAGATAGCGCGTGCATTCCTGGATTTTCTGCTATCCGACAACGGGCGGGCAGTGCTCAGCCAGTCGCATTTGATTGCAACTTTCGATGACAGTGATACGGCAGATTTTCCATCGCTAGAAGGTGCCATTCCTGTATTGAGACCCATACCGCTGTCGCCGACGCTACTGGTCGGGCTGGATCAGATGAAGCGTGAGCTTTTCATTCGTCAGTGGCGTGAAAAGATGGTGTTGCTGCCAGACGAAAATGAGTAA
- a CDS encoding response regulator transcription factor produces MRLLLVEDTPDVAEAIAVSFARAGDTLDCAADLKQARASLHVQQYDVLILDINLPDGSGRDLLAELRRERNAVPVLMLTARLGIEERVASLDGGADDYLTKPFDLRELQARVRALHRRSPAVREPTIEFGSLVIDVAGKTLTCNGDALVLTRREFSLLEALLDRRGRVASKEHILSRMFSFDEAEVGTNAIELYVSRLRRKLAGSQVAIRTLRGLGYQLVDEA; encoded by the coding sequence ATGCGCCTGTTGCTGGTAGAGGACACGCCAGATGTTGCCGAAGCCATCGCTGTGAGTTTTGCGCGTGCGGGAGACACACTGGATTGTGCCGCTGATCTGAAACAGGCGCGCGCCAGTCTCCACGTGCAGCAATACGATGTCCTGATCCTTGATATCAATCTGCCCGATGGCAGCGGTCGAGATCTGTTGGCCGAACTGCGTCGCGAGCGCAACGCCGTTCCGGTGCTGATGCTCACCGCCAGGCTGGGTATCGAGGAGCGTGTCGCCTCCCTTGATGGTGGTGCCGATGACTACCTGACCAAACCCTTTGATCTGCGCGAGTTGCAGGCGCGGGTTCGAGCCCTGCATCGGCGTTCGCCGGCGGTGCGCGAACCGACCATTGAGTTCGGTTCGCTGGTGATTGATGTTGCCGGCAAGACACTGACGTGCAACGGTGATGCTCTCGTTCTGACTCGACGTGAATTCAGTCTGCTCGAAGCACTACTTGATCGTCGTGGCAGGGTGGCTTCGAAGGAGCATATTCTGAGTCGCATGTTCTCGTTCGATGAGGCAGAAGTGGGAACCAATGCCATTGAGCTTTATGTGTCGCGCTTGCGGCGTAAACTGGCAGGCAGTCAGGTTGCCATTCGTACGTTGCGTGGTCTTGGGTACCAGCTTGTTGATGAAGCCTGA
- a CDS encoding DUF2325 domain-containing protein — protein MMSHLSGASTCVDRGRLSKQDRQIDSLTREVQTLRQRYQSTSDALREQTRLTEQEKLKGQRLQAQMLEAQRLEQKTITNDSSARAANDPRMEQLLHRLSELQNSLSAEKETVKQQTQTISHLEAFQQTLVAEQSAPPLPMPKTASANTAGDLKLCGQCVLYLGGKAQQRRHFQALVESCDGRFLHHDGGRETCPHRISELVSQADVVMCPTNCISHSAMQKARTLCARQDKPIVFMQRSSMSAFTRSLRETLGQD, from the coding sequence ATGATGTCGCATTTATCCGGGGCCAGTACCTGTGTTGATCGTGGCAGACTCTCGAAACAAGATCGCCAGATTGACTCCCTGACTCGAGAAGTACAGACGCTGAGACAGCGCTATCAGAGCACCAGCGATGCCCTGCGCGAACAGACACGATTGACAGAACAGGAAAAACTCAAAGGCCAACGCCTTCAGGCGCAGATGCTGGAAGCTCAGCGACTCGAACAGAAAACAATCACAAACGATTCATCGGCTCGGGCAGCCAACGATCCTCGCATGGAGCAGTTGCTCCATCGTCTCAGCGAACTACAGAATAGCTTGAGTGCTGAAAAAGAGACCGTCAAACAGCAGACTCAGACCATTTCCCATCTGGAAGCTTTCCAGCAAACTCTGGTTGCAGAACAATCTGCCCCCCCTCTGCCTATGCCGAAAACCGCCTCTGCCAATACCGCAGGGGATTTGAAGCTATGCGGTCAGTGCGTACTCTACCTGGGCGGCAAGGCGCAGCAACGCAGACATTTCCAAGCATTGGTGGAGTCATGTGACGGACGATTCCTCCATCATGATGGCGGCCGGGAAACCTGCCCTCACCGCATTTCCGAGCTGGTCAGCCAGGCCGATGTCGTGATGTGCCCGACCAACTGCATCAGTCACAGCGCCATGCAGAAAGCACGAACGCTCTGTGCCAGACAGGACAAGCCCATCGTCTTCATGCAGCGATCCAGCATGTCGGCCTTCACTCGAAGCCTGCGCGAGACTCTCGGCCAGGACTGA
- a CDS encoding tripartite tricarboxylate transporter TctB family protein has product MSDRIFGGVGLLFASLFIWAAFHIELSFISDPVGPRTFPIIIAIVMAISSVFIIFKPDVEPEWPRLGRMMEILAAAGVMVAYALALPIAGFLIATAVAAAFLTWRLGTTPLWSIVSGTLTSIGIYTVFHLILGLSLARGPFGF; this is encoded by the coding sequence ATGAGTGATCGCATCTTTGGTGGCGTCGGACTTTTGTTCGCGTCGCTTTTCATCTGGGCGGCCTTCCACATTGAACTGAGTTTTATATCGGATCCGGTCGGTCCGAGAACCTTTCCAATCATCATTGCCATCGTCATGGCCATATCCAGCGTGTTTATCATCTTCAAACCCGATGTGGAGCCAGAGTGGCCACGTCTTGGCCGGATGATGGAAATACTCGCTGCTGCCGGTGTCATGGTGGCTTACGCCCTGGCTCTGCCTATTGCCGGATTTCTGATTGCAACCGCTGTTGCCGCCGCCTTCCTGACCTGGCGACTAGGCACGACGCCGTTATGGTCGATTGTCTCCGGAACACTGACCTCAATTGGTATCTACACCGTCTTTCACCTGATTCTCGGACTGTCGCTAGCGCGCGGCCCGTTTGGATTCTAG
- a CDS encoding formylglycine-generating enzyme family protein, translated as MIPAKCNNASSDRRLQAVATHSDSCCSPTRPAPAVSQFDTGSEHACCAPVRGEQATSPGVSAAFSTLRCEVSLRPAARSIPGGSALVGTSDPGVRDDGETPLRRVRMKPFRISQTAISNTQFLQFIEQTRYVTEAERFGWSYVFWQQVPEDIERTQGIPGIEWWRRVNGANWRDVNGPGTQARGWHPDHPVVHVSWNDATIYARWAGGRLPSEAEWEHAARGGLGDVKFPWGDTEPDDTDTLPCNIWQGTFPDTNSGADGYLSTAPARSFEPNGYELYNLCGNVWEWTADNYSNKSRNPKARSRIRSMKDYKLAKGGSFLCHKSYCYRYRIAARTGSTPDSTTTHQSFRVVWDEA; from the coding sequence ATGATCCCTGCGAAGTGCAACAACGCCTCCAGTGATCGTCGCTTGCAGGCAGTTGCCACGCACAGCGACAGTTGCTGCTCCCCGACCAGGCCCGCTCCGGCTGTCAGCCAGTTCGACACCGGTTCCGAACATGCCTGCTGCGCGCCTGTGCGCGGCGAGCAAGCGACAAGCCCTGGCGTTTCGGCCGCATTCAGCACGCTGCGCTGTGAAGTATCACTCAGACCAGCAGCCCGATCGATTCCCGGTGGTAGCGCCTTGGTAGGCACCTCAGATCCGGGGGTTCGCGATGATGGCGAAACGCCACTGCGTCGCGTTCGTATGAAACCGTTCCGTATCAGCCAGACCGCGATAAGCAATACCCAGTTTCTTCAATTCATCGAACAGACCCGGTATGTCACTGAAGCAGAACGTTTTGGCTGGTCGTATGTGTTCTGGCAACAGGTACCCGAAGACATTGAGCGTACGCAAGGAATACCGGGCATCGAATGGTGGCGGCGGGTCAACGGAGCTAACTGGCGAGATGTGAATGGCCCGGGAACCCAGGCTAGGGGCTGGCATCCTGATCATCCGGTGGTACATGTGTCGTGGAATGATGCGACGATCTATGCCCGGTGGGCCGGCGGTCGACTGCCCAGCGAAGCGGAGTGGGAACATGCGGCCCGCGGCGGGCTGGGCGATGTCAAATTTCCCTGGGGAGATACAGAGCCGGACGACACCGACACCCTGCCTTGTAATATCTGGCAGGGGACTTTTCCCGATACCAACTCCGGAGCCGATGGCTACCTGAGCACCGCACCAGCTCGCTCTTTCGAACCCAACGGTTATGAACTGTACAACCTGTGCGGTAATGTCTGGGAGTGGACAGCGGATAACTACAGCAACAAATCCCGCAACCCGAAGGCCCGCTCACGCATACGCTCGATGAAAGACTACAAACTGGCCAAGGGTGGGTCCTTCTTGTGCCACAAGAGTTATTGTTATCGTTACCGGATAGCGGCTCGAACAGGTTCAACTCCGGATAGCACCACAACACATCAGAGCTTCAGGGTCGTCTGGGACGAAGCTTGA
- a CDS encoding sensor histidine kinase, giving the protein MKPESGTSLTRRLALSISMLLIAGGALVSLAALAYGRQAAQTAFDRLLLGSARQIEASTSVLDGQVMADIPVSAFELLALAPEDRVVYRIVGHDGKTLTGYDSLVIPKENMAEVAYYDLEFGGEPIRVVALSHRFAERAFSGTIQVLVGHTLRARKALAQELVGSAILVVALVGVSMAGLAIFAVYSALRPLHRIERSFSSRDPRDLTPLDVAVPSELTPVVNAINRFMSRLGRQMETTNNLIADSAHQLRTPVAALRAQTELATEESDPAALAKALARIHARSRSLSRLTDQLLNRALVIHRNDSAVRTLVDVRTVAIETVDEFDIDSQGRSRELRLQLPEHAVWVRGDVLSLREACKNLVNNAFAHGQPPVTLSVFAEQGKVILAVEDRGKGMDPQTTSRAGERFLQSEETGRSGSGIGLAIVHEVTRAHEGSLRYSVDEVQGFKVSMVLPGENNASKD; this is encoded by the coding sequence ATGAAGCCTGAATCCGGCACCTCGCTGACTCGGCGTCTGGCCTTGTCGATTTCAATGTTGCTGATTGCAGGTGGCGCGCTGGTCAGTCTGGCGGCGCTGGCCTACGGACGCCAGGCGGCACAGACAGCCTTTGATCGTTTGCTACTGGGATCCGCCCGTCAGATAGAGGCGAGCACCAGTGTACTGGATGGTCAGGTGATGGCCGATATTCCAGTCTCGGCATTTGAACTGTTGGCACTGGCACCTGAGGACCGGGTCGTCTATCGTATCGTTGGTCATGATGGCAAGACGTTGACCGGTTATGACTCTCTGGTCATTCCAAAAGAGAACATGGCTGAAGTGGCTTACTACGATCTGGAGTTCGGCGGAGAGCCGATTCGGGTCGTTGCCTTGTCACACCGATTTGCCGAACGAGCATTCAGCGGCACCATTCAAGTGCTGGTAGGCCATACCTTGCGGGCACGCAAAGCGCTGGCTCAGGAATTGGTGGGCAGTGCCATACTTGTAGTGGCGCTGGTGGGCGTGAGCATGGCAGGCCTTGCCATTTTTGCAGTTTATTCGGCGTTACGCCCATTGCACCGTATTGAACGCAGTTTCAGCTCTCGCGATCCACGCGATCTGACCCCCCTTGACGTTGCGGTGCCCAGTGAGCTGACCCCGGTGGTGAATGCCATCAATCGGTTCATGTCACGTCTGGGTCGACAGATGGAGACGACAAATAATCTCATTGCAGACTCGGCTCACCAACTGCGTACCCCCGTGGCGGCCCTGCGAGCGCAGACCGAACTAGCCACCGAAGAGTCTGACCCTGCGGCTCTGGCCAAGGCACTGGCCAGGATTCATGCACGCAGTCGCAGCCTGAGTCGGCTCACTGATCAATTGCTGAATCGTGCGCTGGTCATTCATCGTAATGATTCGGCTGTTCGAACCCTGGTTGATGTCCGCACTGTCGCTATTGAAACTGTCGATGAGTTCGATATCGACAGTCAGGGTCGATCCCGGGAGCTCAGACTTCAGCTTCCTGAGCATGCTGTGTGGGTGCGTGGCGATGTGCTATCGCTGCGCGAAGCCTGCAAGAATCTTGTCAATAATGCCTTTGCGCATGGTCAGCCGCCGGTAACGCTGAGCGTCTTTGCGGAGCAGGGCAAGGTCATACTGGCGGTGGAAGATCGGGGCAAAGGCATGGATCCGCAGACGACATCGAGGGCAGGAGAGCGCTTTTTACAGTCAGAAGAGACTGGGCGATCCGGTAGTGGCATTGGTCTGGCCATTGTTCATGAGGTGACCCGGGCACACGAGGGAAGCTTGCGATATTCGGTAGATGAGGTGCAGGGTTTCAAGGTATCCATGGTGCTACCTGGAGAGAATAATGCCAGCAAAGACTGA
- a CDS encoding carboxymuconolactone decarboxylase family protein — MTDFTLHTIESAPEDSKPLLEGSLKAFGMIPGLHAVMAESPGLLKAYQEAHELFLNSSFDKDEMTVVWQTINVENACHYCVPAHTGIAKMMGVDDAITEALRNVTPLPNAHLEALRDFTLIVVRERGNVDDAAVQTFLDAGFTKRHVLEVVLGLSQKIMSNYTNHLANTPVDKAFQPFEWHKAS; from the coding sequence ATGACCGATTTCACACTACATACCATAGAAAGCGCTCCTGAAGACAGCAAACCACTGCTGGAAGGCTCACTGAAAGCCTTTGGCATGATTCCAGGCCTGCATGCTGTCATGGCTGAATCACCCGGCTTACTCAAGGCTTACCAAGAGGCACATGAACTGTTCCTCAACTCCAGCTTCGACAAGGATGAGATGACGGTTGTCTGGCAGACAATCAATGTCGAAAATGCGTGTCATTACTGCGTTCCGGCTCACACGGGTATTGCCAAAATGATGGGCGTCGACGATGCCATTACCGAAGCTCTACGCAACGTCACGCCACTGCCTAATGCTCATCTGGAAGCACTGCGAGATTTCACGCTTATTGTCGTGCGTGAGCGTGGCAACGTTGATGATGCGGCTGTACAGACTTTTCTGGATGCAGGCTTCACCAAACGCCATGTACTTGAAGTGGTTCTTGGTCTGTCTCAGAAGATCATGTCCAACTACACCAATCATCTGGCCAACACGCCCGTTGACAAGGCGTTCCAGCCGTTTGAATGGCACAAAGCTTCTTGA
- a CDS encoding GNAT family N-acetyltransferase encodes MSQKMNEYGQPIGETVSEWGPAQLPPRVLMQGRFCRLEPLDILTHVDELFEAFSSGEAGGLWTYMPMGPFAEVAELKSWMDAACAGEDPVFYAVINELTGKAVGFASYLRINPAVGLIEVGFIVFSPQLQKTAMATEAMYLMMRCVFDELGYRRYEWKCDALNAPSRKAALRFGFSFDGIFEQATIYKGRNRDTAWYSILDRDWPTMKTAFTQWLAEDNFDEQGQQKQVLSQPLAKAQSNQV; translated from the coding sequence ATGTCCCAGAAAATGAATGAATACGGTCAGCCCATTGGTGAGACGGTGAGCGAGTGGGGGCCAGCACAGCTTCCTCCAAGGGTGCTCATGCAAGGGCGATTCTGTCGACTGGAACCACTGGATATTCTGACCCATGTCGATGAGTTGTTCGAGGCTTTTTCGAGCGGGGAGGCAGGGGGGTTGTGGACCTATATGCCTATGGGGCCGTTTGCTGAGGTGGCCGAGCTGAAGAGCTGGATGGACGCTGCCTGTGCCGGTGAAGACCCTGTGTTCTATGCGGTTATCAATGAGCTGACTGGCAAGGCTGTGGGATTCGCCAGTTATTTGCGAATCAATCCCGCTGTAGGTCTGATTGAGGTTGGTTTTATAGTGTTTTCGCCGCAGTTACAAAAAACTGCCATGGCAACCGAGGCCATGTACCTGATGATGCGTTGTGTCTTTGACGAACTGGGTTATCGACGTTATGAATGGAAGTGCGATGCCCTGAATGCGCCATCACGCAAGGCGGCGCTCAGGTTCGGATTCAGCTTTGACGGCATTTTCGAACAGGCAACCATTTATAAAGGTCGCAATCGTGACACGGCCTGGTATTCAATTCTGGATAGAGACTGGCCGACAATGAAAACAGCGTTTACACAGTGGCTGGCTGAGGATAACTTTGACGAGCAAGGTCAACAGAAGCAGGTTTTGTCACAGCCTCTGGCAAAAGCACAGTCGAATCAAGTGTGA
- a CDS encoding thymidine kinase — MAQLYFYYSAMNAGKSTALLQSAHNYREQGMQVALYTAAIDDRYGQGVIRSRIGLQENALQFGDDTAFFEPIELQHLDTPLACVLVDEAQFLSRQQVDELAKVVDKLDIPVLCFGIRTDFQSEMFPGSSRLLAIADKIQELKTVCTCGRKATMIVRLDESGQIVAAGDQVQIGGNDRYVSKCRRHYRELMDGAS; from the coding sequence GTGGCACAACTCTATTTCTATTATTCGGCCATGAATGCCGGTAAATCGACAGCGCTCCTGCAGTCTGCTCATAACTACCGTGAGCAGGGCATGCAGGTGGCTTTGTATACCGCCGCAATCGATGACCGCTATGGTCAGGGTGTTATTCGCTCCCGCATCGGTTTGCAGGAAAATGCTCTGCAGTTCGGCGATGACACCGCATTTTTCGAGCCTATCGAGCTGCAGCATCTTGATACACCGCTGGCGTGTGTCTTGGTGGACGAGGCACAGTTTCTATCTCGCCAACAAGTGGATGAGCTTGCCAAGGTGGTGGATAAACTGGATATACCCGTGTTGTGCTTCGGCATACGCACAGATTTTCAGAGTGAGATGTTTCCCGGCTCGTCCCGATTGTTAGCTATCGCAGACAAGATTCAGGAGCTCAAGACCGTTTGCACTTGCGGTCGCAAGGCGACCATGATCGTGCGCCTGGATGAATCCGGACAGATCGTCGCTGCGGGTGATCAGGTACAGATTGGCGGTAATGATCGCTACGTTTCAAAATGCAGGCGGCATTACCGGGAGCTGATGGATGGCGCCAGTTAG